A window of the Harmonia axyridis chromosome 5, icHarAxyr1.1, whole genome shotgun sequence genome harbors these coding sequences:
- the LOC123680623 gene encoding serine protease HTRA3-like isoform X2 codes for MKLIYVVMFFLTISLANAEDIEEKCTSSSCAVVLCLAPPPKCPKGTILKPGGYCNCCNVCKTLIYEGGNCTAESPIAGRTSDKVVCADGLQCIGGVCKKWNPGQNC; via the exons atgaagttaattTATGTAGTTATGTTCTTTTTAACCATTTCTTTGGCAAATGCTGaagatattgaagaaaaatgtacTAGCAGTTCGTGTGCTGTTGTTCTTTGCTTGGCGCCTCCACCAAAATGTCCGAAAGGGACAATTTTAAAGCCTGGTGGTTATTGCAACTGTTGTAACGTTTGCAAAACATTGatat atgaagGTGGCAATTGCACTGCAGAAAGTCCCATAGCTGGAAGAACTTCTGACAAAGTTGTTTGTGCTGATGGCTTGCAATGCATAGGTGGAGTCTGCAAGAAGTGGAACCCAGGACAAAATTGTTGA
- the LOC123680623 gene encoding fungal protease inhibitor-1-like isoform X1 — MNFNLLLLLVCFCFVQKTVLSLQCLSNACELAKANNECKPVPPRCPKGYVLRRGGICLCCDMCKKVLYEGGNCTAESPIAGRTSDKVVCADGLQCIGGVCKKWNPGQNC, encoded by the exons ATGAATTTTAATTTGTTGCTCCTTTtggtttgtttttgtttcgtGCAGAAAACAGTACTGTCTTTGCAATGTTTGAGTAACGCTTGTGAATTAGCTAAAGCTAATAACGAGTGTAAACCTGTACCTCCAAGGTGTCCTAAGGGATATGTCTTGAGACGTGGTGGCATCTGTTTATGCTGCGATATGTGCAAAAAAGTATTAT atgaagGTGGCAATTGCACTGCAGAAAGTCCCATAGCTGGAAGAACTTCTGACAAAGTTGTTTGTGCTGATGGCTTGCAATGCATAGGTGGAGTCTGCAAGAAGTGGAACCCAGGACAAAATTGTTGA
- the LOC123680623 gene encoding uncharacterized protein LOC123680623 isoform X3, with product MNLFILSLLLSFLVFVGDINALKCAPSACDTVRCKSPPPKCPKGHILLPSGHCLCCQSCKKILYEGGNCTAESPIAGRTSDKVVCADGLQCIGGVCKKWNPGQNC from the exons ATGAATCTGTTCATTTTAAGCCTTCTCCTATCATTTTTAGTATTTGTCGGTGATATCAATGCTTTGAAATGTGCACCAAGTGCTTGTGACACAGTTCGATGTAAATCGCCTCCACCAAAATGCCCTAAAGGGCATATCCTCCTACCCAGTGGACACTGTTTATGCTGCCAATCCTGcaaaaaaattctat atgaagGTGGCAATTGCACTGCAGAAAGTCCCATAGCTGGAAGAACTTCTGACAAAGTTGTTTGTGCTGATGGCTTGCAATGCATAGGTGGAGTCTGCAAGAAGTGGAACCCAGGACAAAATTGTTGA
- the LOC123680269 gene encoding zinc finger CCHC domain-containing protein 8 homolog, with amino-acid sequence MAEGRRGKKRKSEDFIYEVDDNDLSSDEEENASKKRNSEIDAKVEVMETENNPSSDDEDKTNKETIVLDTEESNQMDTNQNSVDENSATEDVAVGHIPEKNSPEETNNEDVILIDNSNTNLSESCIIIEDPIPIMVLSDDDDDVEEEGEIIEDFKIVDEVTSTPIQNAPITETPKKDNSNKVVCIGDTEFQVVEEIGPSPMPTEKKTLMNISFSCDKAMNQYGHLLVRFLKSFPEVEIAKSKLCITVNEKEKFEDTVTPKKKHGKKKKAKKDLFVLDPNPSSNDDNLQFFQFRYTSKFELTEEGEPEKDDTKAVPSRICFNCDGNHALKDCDIPKNFSRISKARFDFLQKHKTVRYHADQNPKFANFKPGVISDNLREALGLRKNELPGHIYRMRNLGYPPGWLEEAKVLPSNLSLFDIDGEKIESRKTNKTSIDPSKIVDYHGFNMPINKGCFDDFKRHNVKPYNKWMHKSNMIEYLEEKCGNDIDMDDCEVQDIKKKTKEQKLKDSVAAPVSSPSLVDLEEKKKELMDELNSSQEQAKSSVNDSEGDTSQETPEETEKNEIISVVKNTQLGTPILSSSSPYARLPNPDNFSVGVSPVIDFENLPNSTGKYEELSKVLNKVRTTMKNI; translated from the exons ATGGCTGAGGGGAGAAGGGGAAAGAAGAGAAAAAGTGAGGATTTCATTTACGAAGTGGACGATAATGATCTATCAAGCGACGAAGAAGAAAATGCCTCGAAAAAACGAAATAGTGAAATTGACGCCAAAGTTGAAGTTATGGAAACAGAAAACAACCCTTCATCTGATGACGAAGACAAAACTAACAAGGAAACAATAGTTTTAGATACGGAGGAATCTAATCAAATGGATACAAACCAAAATTCTGTAGATGAGAATTCTGCCACCGAAGACGTTGCAGtaggtcatataccagaaaagaATAGCCCTGAAGAAACCAATAATGAAGATGTAATTTTGATAGATAATAGTAACACAAATCTAAGTGAAAGTTGTATAATAATTGAAGATCCTATCCCTATTATGGTATTGTCTGATGATGATGACGACGTTGAAGAAGAAGGTGAAATTATCGAAGATTTCAAAATAGTTGATGAAGTCACTTCTACACCTATACAAAATGCTCCTATAACTGAAACTCCCAAAAAAGACAATTCAAATAAAGTTGTATGCATAGGAGACACAGAATTTCAAGTTGTTGAAGAAATAGGCCCTTCACCTATgccaacagaaaaaaaaaccctCATGAATATATCATTCTCATGTGACAAAGCAATGAATCAGTATGGACATCTTCTTGTTAGGTTCTTAAAATCTTTTCCAGAGGTGGAGATTGCTAAAAGTAAACTATGTATTACagtaaatgaaaaagaaaaatttgaagataCTGTAACACCTAAGAAAAAAcatggaaagaagaagaaggctAAAAAGGATCTATTCGTTTTAGATCCAAATCCTTCATCTAATGATGATAACTTACAATTTTTCCAGTTTAGATATACAAGCAAATTTGAACTAACAGAGGAGGGTGAACCTGAAAAAGACGATACAAAAGCAGTACCGTCAAGGATATGTTTCAATTGCGATGGGAACCATGCTTTGAAAGACTGCGATATtcccaaaaatttttcaaggattaGTAAAGCAAGATTTGATTTTCTTCAGAAACACAAAACAGT tCGATATCATGCTGATCAAAATCCTAAATTTGCCAATTTTAAACCTGGAGTTATATCTGACAATCTGCGTGAAGCGCTGGGACTTCGTAAAAATGAGCTTCCTGGACACATTTACAGAATGAGAAATTTAGGATACCCCCCAGGCTGGTTAGAGGAAGCTAAAGTACTCCCATCAAATCTTAGTTTGTTCGATATTGATGGTGAAAAAATAGAAAGTAGGAAGACAAATAAAACTAGTATAGATCCAAGTAAAATAGTTGATTATCATGGTTTCAATATGCCAATAAACAAAGGGTGTTTTGAT GATTTCAAAAGGCACAATGTGAAACCATATAACAAGTGGATGCATAAGTCTAATatgattgaatatttggaaGAAAAGTGTGGAAATGATATCGATATGGACGATTGTGAAGTGCAAGACATCAAGAAGAAAACTAAAGAACAAAAG CTGAAGGACAGTGTTGCAGCACCAGTGAGTTCTCCTTCGCTTGTGGATTTggaagaaaagaaaaaggagTTAATGGATGAATTAAACTCGAGTCAGGAGCAAGCTAAGTCATCGGTCAATGATAGCGAAGGAGATACCTCCCAAGAAACACCAGAAGAAACTGAGAAGAATGAAATTATATCGGTTGTGAAGAATACACAATTGGGTACACCGATTTTATCAAGCAGTTCACCTTATGCTCGTTTACCGAATCCTGATAATTTCTCTGTGGGAGTCAGTCCAGTTATCGATTTTGAGAATCTACCAAATTCCACAGGAAAATATGAAGAGTTGTCTAAAGTTTTAAATAAAGTGAGAACGacgatgaaaaatatataa
- the LOC123680628 gene encoding small integral membrane protein 14: MDPCECVWDHEFAMRRLLNLLRNSQTVCTDSECFDEGPASSPPGTENALMVTLIWVIVFFLYLYRPSTRRAVLNSKPSNQDSQGAPPNPPPSAM; encoded by the exons ATGGATCCTTGTGAATGTGTTTGGGATCATGAATTTGCCATGAGAAGATTGCTGAATTTG ttGCGGAATTCTCAAACTGTGTGTACAGATTCTGAATGTTTTGATGAAG gacCTGCAAGTAGTCCCCCAGGTACAGAAAATGCTCTGATGGTGACTCTGATATGGGTAATTGTGTTCTTCTTATATCTTTACCGACCAAGTACTAGAAGGGCTGTGTTAAACTCGAAACCATCAAATCAG GATTCGCAAGGTGCTCCACCAAACCCTCCTCCATCGGCTATGTAA